Sequence from the Nerophis lumbriciformis linkage group LG02, RoL_Nlum_v2.1, whole genome shotgun sequence genome:
ttttttttaataaacctttatttataatatgcaacatttacatacaagcaaagaataatcaaaacaagtacagaaacagtgcaaaacagcgccagggggttgtaaactcaataaagcaactaaagtagaatgcaaaatatatatatggagcaaagtgtaaagccatgggctcacacaagttccataaataatccaaacttggagcacagcatcatagttttcacagctttatgGTTGCTATCCAGTATCTTTAACAAGTGTTCCCCTACCACTGGTGACGTGGCCCGTTATAGGAGCACTGACTGCTACAAGTCCGCCATCAAGTGGTCAAAAGGGGTAATGACAACAAATGCAAAAacgtcttaaaaaaataaatgggatGTTGCAGTACTAATAAAAATAATTCCCGCCACATTTTTATGCTTCACAGCAGGAGCTAAAATGACTGATTAATACGAAATATATTATTCCTCACTCATGCACCAGTAACTTTGAGTTACTTGCAGTGGACTTTGGAGCACCAGAAGGGGATGGGCTTCAATATGCAATGGCTGCTGCAATGTGGACTGACCGTGCACGGAGGGTCGCCCAGGTCGCGCGGAACTTGCTGGAAAGCAGAGGCAAACACACCGCGTCACCATCCCGGTACGATGCACTGGTCATCGGGGGAGGTAAGCTCTGCACacggttaaaaaaaactgtaaaaaatcaataaataaataaaaatgtttaatttctcAAGGGAAAAACGAGCGTGTACGTACTCTATTGTTAATGTGTGACTTTATGTAAATTATTTGCAAGATTTGAGCTCGAATGAGGAAAATAATGGTGCAACTTCTGTTCAAACAAAAAGGCTCTTATTGTTGAAAGAAAACTAATATATTTGTTTCCGGTCACCGCAGGGCACAATGGACTAGTGGCAGTAAGTTCCAACTATTCCACCGAcatgtattgttgtgtattgtatgtattgtataattgtattgtgtgtttttgtgtgtttgtgtatatataaagGCTGCCTATCTCCAGAAAGAAGGCTTGAAGACAGCAGTGTTGGAGCGCAGACATGTGCTTGGAGGAGCTGCAGTGACTGAGGAGATCTTCCCTGGTAAGAAGCTGCCATCCTGGGGACAAACTAAACGTGgttgtactttagagtagtccgtgtacagctgGTACAGCAGTGTGGATTTTTGTAATCCACGGAAAATGACTCCGCATTCCCTGCGCATTTTGGCCAATCTGCGCCATTTTCCCCAATCGATTTTGTCTCTGAGCGGCACTCAAAGCGCACGTCAACTTTCTAATCtaaaatttattaatcaatcatccatccatccattttgtaccacttgtccctatctcagctgcattcgggcggaaggcggggtacaccctggacaagtcgccacctcatcgcagggccaacacagataaagagacaacattcacactcacattcacacactagggaccatttagtgttgccaatcaacctatccccaggtgcatgtctttggaggtgggaggaagccggagtacccggagggaaccccactttgtgaacaaatgcgtgagcaaattgtcgaacagtttaagaacaacatttctcaacgagctattgcgaggaattgagggatttcaccatctacggtccgtaatatcatcaaaagggtcagataatctggagaaatcgctgcacgtgagcggcaaggccgaaaaccaacattgaatgcccgtgaccttcgatcccttaggcggtactgcatcaaaaaccgacattagtgagtaaaggatatcaccacaagggctcaggaacacttcagaaaaccactgtcagtaactacagttggtcgctacatctgtaagtgcaagttaaaactctaccatgcaaagcggaagccatttatcaacaacacccagaaaagcaaaataaggtttttacatgtgttttaaaaagctattTACGTCAATAATTACTTTGTTGGTGCATGTGGGGTGGTGATGTTAGGCTTAAGGTGGGTTGGGGGCCCCTTAAGACAATAAATAAGTAATATTAAATACTGAAATGGGGCCACAAACTaaatcttgtttagggccacaaaaaggCGGTGAGTGCTCTGGTAAAGACATTTATTCACGTTTGCACTTGCTGCAAGGCCGTGTATAGCTAGCATGATTAGCAACCAGCTATGAATGTTGGCGTAATCCCGCTCTTGTGCGTGCAGGTTTCCACTTCTCCAGGTGCTCCTACCTGCTTAGTTTGTTGCGGCCGCACATTTACGCCGACTTGGAGCTGAAGGTAAACAAGGCTGCGCGCTCACGtcctaaaatgttttgtctttgAAACAGTCgcctgtgtgttttgtttttttagaaacaTGGACTGAAGGTGCACCTGAGGGACCCCCATGCTTTCACTCCCATGTTGGAGGAGGGGGTGGGCGGGGGTCCGCCGAGGTCActcatcctgggctcagatcgcGCCGAGAACCGCAGGGAGATCGGCAAGTTTTCCCAGAAAGATGCCGAGGTAATGTAATGATTAGAgatgatatcggccgataaatgctttaaaatgtaatatcggaaattatcggtatctgtttcaaaaagtaaaattaatgactttttaaaacgcccctgtacggagcggtacatatccggtaaaacacggacgtagggcatacttggcaaccctccagattttcccgggagactcccgaatttcagtgcccctcccgaaaatatctcggggcaaccattctcccgaatttctcccgatttccacgcggtcaacaatattgagggcgtgccttaaaggcactacctttagcgtcctctacaacctgtcgtcacggccacttttcctccatacaaacagcgtgccggcccaatcataatatatgcggctttaacacacataagtgaatgcaacccatacttggtcaacagccatacaggtcacactgagggtggccgtgtatacaactttagcactgttacaaatatgcgccacactgtgaacccacaccaaacaagaatgacaaacacatttcgggagaacatccgcaccgtaacaacagaacaaatacccagaaccccttgcagcactaactcttctgggacgctacaatatacacccccgctaccaccaaaccccgcccacctcaagcccgcccccccatctcccgaatctcagaggtctcaaggttggcaagtatgctctagtatactctggacttaatctgtgtgccttcattgtttttgtagctgttgttttgaggcatgttaaaaaaaaaagaaaaaaaaagcactttgtgaaaatcaaagtatagtatttcccatagttgtagtgggtattaggattaactcaaattccaagctgctgttttgaggcatgttaaaaaaaaaaaaatgcactttgtgacttcaataataaatatggctgtgccatgttggcactttttttccataactggagttgaagatgttctcttattttggaaaaccttgtttttgattgattgattgattgaaacttgtattagtagtacagtacatattccgtacaattgaccactaaatggtaacaccggaataagtttttcaacttactcatggtaaagttacattgtttaatgcatccagcggggcatcacaacaaaattagacataataatgtgttaattccacaactgtatatatcggtatcggttgatatcggaatcggtaattaagagttggacaatatcggaatatcggatatcggcaaaaaagccattatcggacatctttagtaaTGATTATGTATGCCTGTCTTTCAGGTACAATGGTACTGCAGGGGGGCCGTGAAATTTTTGTAGACTTTAAAAAAATGGTATCTTTTCATATTTGCGCACTTTTTCCACATATGTAAATATCTTTAAACACACATTGAgccaacacatttagttgtacATGAATCATGATAACATATAATATGAATAAATCATTGTATTAtataaatgttagcatttaataTAGTTAGTGATAGGCACTCTacttgtcagctaacgattagcgCACTATTTGTCCGCTAGCGATTAGCGTGCTAATTGTTAGCTGGTAATTAACaccctagttgtcagctagtgattgacACGCTTGTTGTCAGCTAGCGACTAGCGCGCTCTCTGTCGATTAGCGCTTTGGTTGCCCGCTAGCGACATGTGTGTTGGTTGTCAGCTAGCCACTAGCACGCGAGTTGTCATCTAGCAATTAATGCTCTGGTTATCAGCTAGCGAGTTGTCGAGCTCAAGTTGTCAACTAGAAATTAACACGCTAGTTCAACTACATTGTCATGTAGTTAAACATGAATagattattatattattagattcatgttagcgtttaagatagctagcaattagcactctagttgtcaTGTAGCAATTAGCaccctagttgtcagctagcaattggtGCTCTTGTTGTCAGCTGGCTATTACCATTTGCAGCTAGCGATTGATGCGCTCGTTGCCAACTAGCGATTAGTacgttagttgccagctagcgactaGCACATTAGttctcagctagcgattagtgctctaGTTGTCCGCTAGCAATTAACACTTAAGTCGTCAGCTAGCAATTGACGCGCTTGTGGTCAGTTAGGGATTCGCACGCTGAATGTCAGCTAGTAATTAGCacattagttgtcagctagcgaccaGCACACTAGTTGTCATCTAGCGATTAACGCCCCAGTtatcagctagcaattaacgCCCTATTTGTTAACCAGCaattaaccagaggtgggtagagtagccagaaattgtactcaagtaagagtactgttactttagagatttattactcaagtaaaagtaaggagtagtcacccaaaacttgagtaaaagtaaaaagtatgttgtgaaaaaactactcaagtactgagtaacagatgagtaacctgtttgtttaatgacggcaacaaataatgcacaaaaacataaaaatagcaatgagcaaattcagagccaggaatatctcttaagcaactaaaacttagacttagacttagacttcctttttattgtcattcaaatttgaactttacagtacagataatgaaatttcgttgcattagctcatggtagtgcaggataaaaaagcaataaggtgcagatataaataaataaataggttactgtacagataaatatattgcactttttcatatgcatccacgtttattgatgtatgttatattgtctttatattccagcgagttaatccattttggggggagttgaggggataattatgatgcgttcaggagcaaacaataatatatattaaataataatacattaacattaaaaaaatgaaggcaaattgagccacaataacttaacagcaccataggctcagtaggcagagattacaaaggaaaataacaagttagcctttacgcaaaccataaactgataggtgtgggctgcacctaggaacacactgattggtgtttctatgcatgcgtgtgtgtgtgtgcgactgtgcgtgtgtgtgtgtgtgtgtgtgtgtgtgtgtctatgaggctgcagtgcgttaataaatgtccccacacgatgtacatttgacagtgattcatagcagggaagctaacatcaacctacggtgacagccaaaatatctactaacgttacttaccgccatgtgcttcctcaaatttgatgttgagttaatgtaagcttaagcttgttgttgttttaccgcctggttctgtttgattggtgaaacggagtcaaacgtcaccagtgactgcatttgattggtgaaacgcaggcatgcgatagatcctactttgaaggtctgtctgacaaaccaaaacaaacaaagcgtgcattaacagattgataaaaatcagtagcgagctgaatgtagataaatggagcggagtaaaagtagcgtttcttctctataaatatactcaagtaaaagtaaaagtatgttgcattaaaactactcttagaagtacaatttatcccaaaagttactcaagtagatgtaactgagtaaatgtagcgcgttactacccacctctgctattaaCGCGCTAGTTCCACTCCACTGTCATGTAGTTGAACatgaataaataatcatattataatatattattatattcatgATTAGAGTGCTCGTTGCCACCTAGTTATTAGCAGCACAATACTGTTATTTAAATATCGCTAGTATTGCACAAAAACAGGACCAGTTTAATGTAAAATACAATCATACTTGAATACAAGATATATACTGTAAGTAGGGATGCCCGCTCCTTCtttccatcagtttgggggtccttggtcTGGAAAAACGTTGAAGATCCCTGCTCTAAGTCATCTCGTCCTCGTCTGGCACCCAGGcgttttcaggttttgtttcgTATCTTGAGAAGCTAGCAGCCGCCATCCACCCCCTCCTGGATGCCCCCCCTGTCGACATTCCAGGCATCACAAGCGGCTCGTGGCGGAAGAGGCTGGCTGCAGCCAAAACACTGAAGCCTGTCGTCAAATGTGGTGCGTAGCTAGCGTGGGACATGACTGGAGAGATGGACGGTCCAGTCAAAGTGTGTCTTTTTCAAGGGCTGAAACTGGGCAGAAACATTCCAGACTTTTATGAGATCACAACAGCACCAATCATGAAGGTTTGTCCCAATCGTTTGCATTAATTGTACTGGATGGCATCActgcttgtgttgtttttatgttagatcctcaATCGGTGGTTTGAGTCGGAGCCGTTGATTGCAACGCTGGCTACTGACGCCGTCATTGGAGCCATGACCAGCCCCAGCAATCCTGGTAGTGGGTGAGGTGGCGTGTTCTTTTTAAAGatggacttaccgtatttttcggagtataagtcgctccggagtataagtcgcaccggccaaaaaggcataataaagaaggaaaaaaacatgtataagtcgcactggagtataaggcgcatttttgggggaaatttatttgataaaacccaacaccaagaatagacatttgaaaggcaatttaaaataaataaagaatagtgaacaacaggctgaataagtgtacgttatatgaggcataaataaccaactgagaaagtGCCTGGTATAAGAGtcattaaaataacaataacatatagaacatgctatacgtttaccaaacaatctgtcactcccaatcgctaaatcccatgaaatcttatacgtctagtctcttacgtgaatgagctaaataatattatctgatattttactgtaatgtgtttataatttcacacataagtcgctcctgagtataagtcgcacccccggccaaactatgaaaaaaaactgcgacttatagtccgaaaaatacggtacatattatgttttcagtgttggcgctaggaactttcaaaacggggtcccggggaccccatcaagtcataaaagtgGGGTCTCACAGTCAATTTTTGGGgtctcacttttttgtaaccgttttgaaaacaaatgataaatgtatgcattatcctgttatatcacacattctatattgtgttttggaaaaaaaaggttgtcataaacgttacttaattcattataaatataccgtatttttcggactataagtcgctccggagtataagttgcaccggctggaaatgcataataaagaaggaaaaaaacaaatataagtcgcatttttggggaaatttatttgataaaacccaacaccaagaatagacatttgaaaggcaatttaaaataaataaagaatagtgaacaacaggctgaataagtgtacattatatgacgcataaataaccaactgagaacgtgcctggtatgttaacgtaacatattatggtgagagtcattcaaataactataacatatagaacatgctatacgtttaccaaacaatctgtcactcctaatcgctaaatcccatgaaatcttatacatctagtctcttatgtgaatgagctaaataatattatttgatattttacggtaatgtgttaataatttaacacataagtcgctcctgagtataagtcgcaccccctgcgacttatagtccgaaaaatacggtaatacaaaagaaaacaaaactgTCCGAGTGTAAATTGATggcagtatttgtgattgataaaactttcggcaaatcaaaatttaagaaattgtaccgaaAAGTTAATTACTTTGAAgataaacggggacggaaatttgacccgaCACATataaacaccggcggaaagcgataaaaagcgaccacagaactttcctccagagagTCTTGTCTCTGTCCATGTaatgtcagataaaacaaaaattgagctgtttggccacaatacccagcaatatgtttggaggagaaaaggtgaggcctttaatcccataaacaccatacctaccgtcaagcatggtggtggtagtattatgctctgggcctgttttactgccaatggaactggtgctttacagagagtaaatgggacaatgaaaaaggaggattacttccaaattcttcaggacaacctaaaatcatcagcccggaggttgggtcttgggtgcagttgggtgttccaacaggacaatgaccccaaacacacgtcaaaagtggtaaatgaatggctaaagcaggctagaattaaggttttgaaatggccttcccaaagtcctgacttaaacgtgtggacaatgctgaagaaacaagtccatgtcagaaaaccaacaaatttagctgaactgcaccaattttgtcaagaggagtggtcaaaaattctaccagaagcttgtgaatggctaccaaaagcgccttattgcagtgaaacttgccaagggacatgtatccaaatattaacattgctgtatgtatacttttgacccagcagatttggtcacattttcagtagacaaataataaattcataaaagaaccaaacttcatgaatgttttttgtgaccaacaagtatgtgctccaatcactctatcacaaaaaataagagttgtagaaattattggaaactcaagacagccatgacattatgttctttacaagtgtatgtaaacttttaaccacgactgtatatatgtatatatatatatatatatatatatatatatatatatatatatatatatatatatatatatatatatatatatatatatatgtcttaataaggttatccaaaaaatagtgctcgataccgtagtagagcgcaatatatgtatgtgtgggaaaaaaatcacaagactatttcatctctacaggcctgtttcatgagggggggtaccctcaatcatcaggagaaaatctcctgatgattgagggtaccccccctcatgaaacaggcctgtagagatgaaatagtcttgtgatttttttcccacacatatatatatatatatatatatatatatatattttttttatatatatatatatatatatatttttatatatgtatatgtatgtgtatatatatatatatatatatatatatatatatatatgtatatacacatgtgtgtgtgtgtgtgtatatatatatatatatatatacatacatatatatatatatatatacacatgtgtgtatgtatatatatatatatatatatacacattattctGATGAAAAATTTTAATTCGACAGCACTAAAATATATATCTTTACAAAGTGTAGTTTTGtttcacttttatttttaatttcaaatatattttaattacTATTTTCTTGACTTGAAAAGGATAAAAACCCAAATAGAACCAATCAAGTGGGGTTGTTGTTTTCACTTCTGTTTTCACAATACTGACCTCAATTACCGGGAGAACGCATTGCCTTTTCTTTACTTCTGAGATCATTTTAACGCCATGCAGCATTTTGAAGGTGTAATAAAAACTAGACTCCGCCCTCTAACATCTCCAGCCCACAATGCACCCTGCACCAGCAAGGATTTGactgtaaaacagttgaaaaaaaacaatgcaagatCCATGTTAATTTTTGACTTTATTGTTACTTTCTGCAGGTATGTTCTGTTGCATCATGTGATGGGCGAGTTAGAGAAGGAGAAGGGAGCGTGGGGGTACGTGGAAGGAGGCATGGGAGGCGTGTCCAAAGCTTTGGCCAACTCTGCTCGGTCCTACGGTGCAGATATTTTCACCGAGAaggcaatttgtttttgtttagaaAGGCATCCGCCTTTTTTGCAAAACTTTTAATTACACCTATTGTCGACTTTTGTCATGAACATTGTGTCATTTGCAGGATGTAGAACAGGTCCTGGTTGACTCAGGCGGCGCTGCGAAAGGAGTGGCATTGAAGGACGGCACGGAAATTCATAGTAGGATTGTTCTCTCGAACGCGACTCCGTATGTCACCTTTAAAAACCTCACACCACAGGTGATGAAATACACTGTTGACCACAGCCTAACATTTTTGTCTCACtccctgtttgtttgttttttgtatagAATGCCCTTTCTCCAGCATTCCTGAAAGCTGTCGATCAAATAGACCACACCTCACCTGTCACCAAGATCAATGGTAAACATTTGTCCTACTGAGCTCAAATACATTACAGATCAACCTGTGGAATCTGAAccggaaaaataaaaaatatatacagtatatatagggaTCTTATGAATTCCTATccctatatgtatatgtatatatatatatgtatgtatatgtgtatatatatatatatatatatatatatatatatatatatatatatatatatatatatatatatatatatatatgtgtgtatatatatatgtgtgtgtgtgtgtgtgtgtgtgtgtgtgtgtgtgtgtgtgtgtgtgtgtgtgtgtgtgtatatatgtgtgtatatatatatatatatatatatatgtgtgtgtgtatatgtatatatatatatatatatatatatatatatatatatatatatatatatgtgtatatatatatatatatatatatatatatatgtgtgtatatatatatatatatatatatatatatatatatgtgtgtatatatgtatataccggtgtgtatatatatgtgtaccggtatatatgtgtatatacagtatatatatatatatatatatatatatatatatatatatatatgtatgtatgtatgtatgtatatgtatatatatatatatatatatatatatatatatatacatacatatacatacatatatacacacatatatatatatatatatatatatatatatatatatatatatatatatatgtgtgtgtgtatatgtatgaatgtgtgtgagtgtgtatatatatatacatgtataaatatatacagaacccataaccagtgaagttggcacattgtgtaaattgtaaataaaaacaaaatgcaacaatttgcaaatccttttcaacttatattcaattgaatagactgcaaagacaagatatttaatgttcgaactgagaatttttgcaaataatcattaacttagattttaatggcagcaacacattgcaaaaaaagttggcacaggggcatttttaccactgtgttacatgacctttccttttaaaaacactcagttaacatttgggaactgaggagaccaatttttgaagcttttcgggtggaattctttcccattcttgcttgatgtacatcttaagttgttcaacagtccgggggtctccgttgtggtattttaggcttcatattgcgccacacatttccaatgggagacaggtctaaactacaggcaggccagtctagtacccgcactcttttactacgaagccacgccgttgtaacacgtggcttggcattatcttgctgaaataagcaggggcgtccatgataacgttgcttggatggcaacatatgttgctccaaaacctgtatgtacctttcagcattaatggtgccttcacagatgtgtaagttacccatgtcttgggcactaatacacctccataccatcacagatgctggcttttaaaaaaaacgtcCCACATTTTGGTCCCCTCTGGTTTACATTTTTCACTGCGAAGGTGAAGTGGTACTAATTGACAGCACGTTTGTGGAATTGCATAAAAACATCAAAGATATACCAGTTTATTTTATAAACACATACACTTTATACCAATAGTCTGAAGTTTATGAGCTTGTGTaatgaaattttgttcttatctgtgctgtaaagttcaaatttgaatgacaataaaaagtaagtctaagtctaagaaccccaccagtttcatatgcacattcaccgaacccttctttaaacGTGGACGCatctgaaaaagtgcaatatatttttctgtacagtaatctattaatttatttatatatatttatttatttatatatgcaccttattgctttttttatcctgcactaccatgagcttatgtaacgaaattttgttcttatctgtgttgtaaagttcaaatttgaatgacaataaaaaggaagtctaagtctaagttgttGAAAAGTTTTGTCCTCTGTGTTTCTACCAGTGGCAGTGAACAAGCTGCCCAACTTCCTGGCGGCCCCGACACCTGACAACAAACCAGGACCCCACCATCAGTGCTCCATTCACTTGAACTGTGAAAGTGTGGACCTACTGGAGACGGCCTACAAAGAGGCCATGAATGGACGCCCTTCAACAAGGCACAAACTTTTATCACATATTTAAATTGCCTTCGCAATGGTCGCTTCTGAACGTCATACCGATCCTTCAGGCCCATGATCGAGATGACCATACCGTCTGTGCTGGACTCCACACTGGCTCCCTCTGGCTGCCACGTGGTGTCACTGTTCACACAGTTCACCCCCTTCCACATTGAGGGCAGAGAGTGGACTGAGCAGGACAGAGAGGCCTTCGCAGATACTGGTGAGAAAAACTGGCAGCCTATCAGAGTGACGCCAtaccaagttcagttcaaaacttggagaCAAACAAATTTGAAGCAAATTTATAAAAACACTAGAATGCACCTGTTGTATAAAGGAACTTGGAccagtgtaaacacattggcagatacttgcattgacattttaaccttgctaccaaatatagaacactggggtcaaaacttgtgatttacataactaaggtgttcctcaaggcacccctttaagtcctctccttttggcAGTTAGCCATTTCCTTCGTAATGTgacttat
This genomic interval carries:
- the pyroxd2 gene encoding pyridine nucleotide-disulfide oxidoreductase domain-containing protein 2, with the protein product MFYLDFGAPEGDGLQYAMAAAMWTDRARRVAQVARNLLESRGKHTASPSRYDALVIGGGHNGLVAAAYLQKEGLKTAVLERRHVLGGAAVTEEIFPGFHFSRCSYLLSLLRPHIYADLELKKHGLKVHLRDPHAFTPMLEEGVGGGPPRSLILGSDRAENRREIGKFSQKDAEAFSGFVSYLEKLAAAIHPLLDAPPVDIPGITSGSWRKRLAAAKTLKPVVKCGLKLGRNIPDFYEITTAPIMKILNRWFESEPLIATLATDAVIGAMTSPSNPGSGYVLLHHVMGELEKEKGAWGYVEGGMGGVSKALANSARSYGADIFTEKDVEQVLVDSGGAAKGVALKDGTEIHSRIVLSNATPYVTFKNLTPQNALSPAFLKAVDQIDHTSPVTKINVAVNKLPNFLAAPTPDNKPGPHHQCSIHLNCESVDLLETAYKEAMNGRPSTRPMIEMTIPSVLDSTLAPSGCHVVSLFTQFTPFHIEGREWTEQDREAFADTVFNWVEQYAPGFKDSVVGRDVLTPPDLERIFGLTGGNIFHGSMSLDQLYLARPLPALSDYRTPIKGLYLCGSGSHPGGGVMGSPGWNAALTAMADLKRQ